One genomic segment of Novisyntrophococcus fermenticellae includes these proteins:
- a CDS encoding cytidylate kinase-like family protein → MGNYVVTFARGFGTGGKEIAAKLAKSLGIHCYENRILTLASQLSGLDEGIFEEVNEKVRSKGGFSSFMRGLPKARHYISRNEAFVSDDTLFGYQKKIIEDLAETESCIIVGKCADWILREKSNVVSIYIEAPRDFCVRRTMEHMGVTKETAHATIEHTDRYRADYYAYYTGGNYWTNPVNYDMTLNSERVGVEECVTLIRNYLEIKGLYNFHDEREELI, encoded by the coding sequence ATGGGAAATTATGTTGTGACATTTGCCAGAGGGTTTGGCACCGGGGGAAAAGAAATCGCTGCAAAGCTGGCAAAAAGCCTGGGTATTCATTGTTACGAAAACCGTATTCTGACGCTGGCTTCTCAACTGAGCGGTCTGGATGAAGGCATTTTTGAGGAGGTAAATGAAAAAGTCAGATCAAAGGGCGGGTTTTCAAGCTTTATGCGTGGACTGCCAAAGGCCAGGCACTATATCAGCAGAAATGAGGCATTTGTATCGGATGATACATTGTTTGGATATCAGAAGAAAATCATAGAGGATCTTGCAGAAACAGAGTCTTGCATAATTGTGGGGAAATGTGCCGACTGGATATTACGGGAAAAAAGTAATGTGGTCAGTATTTATATAGAAGCACCCAGAGATTTTTGTGTGAGACGTACCATGGAGCATATGGGTGTAACGAAAGAAACTGCGCATGCGACCATTGAGCATACAGACCGTTATCGTGCGGATTATTATGCCTATTATACAGGAGGAAATTATTGGACGAATCCGGTTAATTATGACATGACCTTAAACAGTGAAAGAGTCGGAGTGGAGGAATGCGTTACCCTGATCCGGAACTATCTGGAAATTAAGGGCTTATATAATTTTCACGATGAAAGAGAGGAATTGATATGA
- a CDS encoding transporter substrate-binding domain-containing protein: protein MKKNMISIMVTVVMMAALLSGCGDSGKTSGSATTGASDTSAGAGTSGDSKSVLRVGMECAYAPFNWTQETKEAANGDMALPIDGTNYYAYGYDVMMAKKIADELGWELEIHKVEWDSIGMGLDSGDYDCIIAGMGRTEEREKAYSFTEPYYYRDVCITVKKGSEFENFTKLSDFEGKDVTVTTQLGTAWVSLVDQIPGATPVANYGTTAECFMAVSNGVADACVIDLPTSESAAMTNKDLKLLSLDADDTIEDPTGSTDVCIATRKEDTDLRDKIQGAMDSISWTDKEKMNEMMNEAIKLQPAAN, encoded by the coding sequence ATGAAAAAGAACATGATAAGTATAATGGTAACGGTGGTAATGATGGCCGCATTGCTTTCCGGATGTGGGGATTCAGGTAAAACCTCAGGAAGTGCCACGACAGGCGCAAGTGATACATCTGCTGGTGCAGGTACATCTGGTGATTCAAAAAGTGTTCTAAGAGTCGGTATGGAATGTGCTTATGCGCCATTTAACTGGACACAGGAAACAAAGGAGGCTGCAAATGGGGACATGGCACTGCCAATTGATGGAACGAACTATTATGCGTATGGCTATGATGTGATGATGGCAAAAAAAATTGCAGATGAATTAGGGTGGGAACTGGAAATACATAAGGTGGAGTGGGATTCCATTGGAATGGGACTTGATTCGGGAGACTATGACTGCATCATCGCCGGAATGGGAAGAACGGAAGAAAGAGAAAAGGCTTACTCCTTTACGGAACCTTATTACTACAGAGACGTATGCATTACTGTTAAAAAGGGGAGTGAATTTGAAAACTTTACAAAACTTTCTGATTTTGAAGGTAAAGACGTTACGGTGACAACGCAGCTTGGAACTGCATGGGTCAGCCTGGTGGATCAGATTCCGGGTGCGACACCTGTTGCAAATTATGGGACGACAGCAGAATGCTTTATGGCAGTATCCAATGGCGTAGCCGATGCCTGCGTAATCGATCTTCCGACTTCTGAATCTGCGGCGATGACAAATAAGGATCTCAAGCTGCTTTCACTGGACGCTGATGATACGATTGAAGATCCGACAGGCTCCACGGATGTATGTATTGCGACCCGGAAAGAAGATACGGATCTGAGAGACAAAATTCAGGGAGCAATGGATAGTATTTCCTGGACGGATAAAGAGAAAATGAATGAAATGATGAATGAAGCAATCAAACTACAGCCAGCAGCCAACTAA
- a CDS encoding amino acid ABC transporter ATP-binding protein: MDGEKIISVEALSKSFGDHEVLRKIDFFVRQGEVICIVGSSGSGKSTLLRCINRLEHQTKGKILYHEKEVRDIQKEVNVYRSKVGMVFQSFNLFDNMTVLDNCMSGTRKVLHLSKTEAFDRAIANLKAVGMAPFIHARPSQLSGGQKQRVAIARALCMNPEVLLFDEPTSALDPEMVGEVLHVMKELAKTGLTMIIVTHEMGFARDVSTRTIFMDKGYIVEDDMPERLFQNPKNPRTREFLSRFIAG; this comes from the coding sequence ATGGATGGAGAAAAAATCATCTCTGTTGAAGCGCTGAGTAAATCCTTCGGTGACCATGAGGTACTGCGGAAAATTGATTTTTTTGTCCGGCAAGGGGAAGTAATCTGCATCGTAGGATCCTCTGGCTCTGGTAAATCTACTTTGCTGCGCTGCATTAACAGATTGGAACATCAGACAAAAGGTAAAATCCTCTATCATGAAAAAGAAGTCCGGGACATTCAAAAAGAAGTGAATGTATATCGTTCAAAGGTGGGCATGGTATTCCAGTCCTTTAATCTTTTTGATAACATGACAGTTCTTGATAATTGTATGTCGGGAACACGTAAAGTATTGCATCTTTCCAAGACGGAGGCATTTGACCGTGCAATTGCAAACTTAAAAGCAGTGGGTATGGCCCCTTTTATTCATGCCAGGCCATCACAGCTTTCCGGTGGGCAAAAACAGCGCGTCGCAATTGCAAGAGCACTTTGTATGAATCCGGAAGTACTGTTGTTTGATGAACCCACCAGTGCACTGGATCCGGAGATGGTAGGAGAGGTGTTGCATGTCATGAAGGAACTGGCAAAGACCGGTCTGACCATGATTATCGTAACCCATGAGATGGGATTTGCCAGAGATGTATCTACAAGAACCATCTTCATGGATAAAGGCTATATTGTGGAGGATGATATGCCTGAACGGCTGTTTCAAAATCCAAAGAATCCAAGAACCAGAGAATTTTTAAGCAGATTTATCGCAGGATAG
- a CDS encoding Hsp20/alpha crystallin family protein: protein MLAPGVFGRDLFEDFFNDPWFDDKDFRRVEKKLYGHHAKNMMNTDVKETETGYKLVMDLPGFKKDEIQVSLENGYLSIRASKGLDEDKEDKNSGKYIHRERYAGACQRSFYVGKELRQEDIQASFKHGILKLDIPKPDKKQIEANKYIAIEG, encoded by the coding sequence ATGTTAGCACCTGGTGTATTTGGAAGAGATTTATTTGAGGATTTCTTTAATGATCCATGGTTCGATGACAAAGACTTCAGAAGGGTTGAGAAAAAGCTCTATGGACATCATGCAAAGAATATGATGAATACAGATGTTAAAGAGACAGAAACCGGCTACAAGCTGGTCATGGATCTGCCGGGATTTAAGAAGGATGAAATTCAGGTATCTTTGGAAAATGGCTATTTGAGCATACGCGCATCCAAAGGACTTGATGAGGACAAAGAAGATAAAAACAGTGGAAAGTACATCCATCGCGAGAGATACGCAGGGGCCTGCCAGAGAAGCTTTTACGTTGGAAAGGAACTGAGGCAGGAAGATATTCAGGCATCCTTTAAACATGGTATCCTGAAACTGGATATACCAAAACCGGATAAAAAACAGATTGAGGCGAATAAATATATTGCCATCGAAGGATAA
- a CDS encoding amino acid ABC transporter permease → MGNKFLLASDPTNALEWMIFLAGKYKSLFVQGTVMTLYVAVIGTALGFLLGYLVGIIEDIRVSREGSPVKRILVRILKVISLLYVEIFRGTPMIVQGMIIYYGLRQSGVEISSPAAGVLVTVLNTGAYMSETVRAGIKSIDGGQREGALALGMSPIGAMFQVVLPQAFRNIIPEMVNTFLTNLKMTSVLNVIGVSELFMMAKTAGGNYYKYFESYLVIALIYFVLCFIFNRMFLLLEKKMNGKKDYVLAVEYMDNE, encoded by the coding sequence ATGGGAAATAAGTTTCTTTTGGCATCAGATCCGACAAATGCTCTGGAATGGATGATTTTTCTGGCGGGGAAATATAAGAGTCTGTTCGTACAAGGAACGGTAATGACTTTATATGTGGCCGTCATTGGAACCGCTCTGGGGTTTTTACTGGGATACCTTGTCGGAATTATAGAGGATATCAGAGTCAGCCGGGAAGGGAGTCCTGTAAAAAGAATTCTAGTCCGGATTTTGAAAGTAATATCGCTGTTGTATGTGGAAATTTTCCGCGGTACACCGATGATTGTGCAGGGAATGATTATCTATTATGGCCTGCGGCAGTCTGGTGTTGAAATCAGTTCTCCGGCAGCCGGAGTTTTAGTTACTGTACTTAATACTGGCGCCTATATGTCAGAGACGGTGCGTGCCGGAATCAAGTCTATTGACGGAGGGCAGCGGGAAGGGGCACTTGCCTTGGGTATGTCACCGATTGGGGCCATGTTTCAGGTGGTTTTGCCACAGGCTTTTCGTAACATCATTCCCGAAATGGTAAATACTTTTCTGACAAACTTAAAAATGACATCTGTACTGAATGTAATCGGAGTATCGGAGCTGTTTATGATGGCCAAGACAGCCGGTGGAAATTACTATAAGTATTTTGAATCATATCTGGTAATCGCACTCATTTACTTTGTGTTGTGTTTTATCTTCAACCGCATGTTCCTTTTGCTGGAGAAGAAAATGAATGGAAAAAAGGACTACGTTTTGGCAGTGGAATATATGGATAATGAATAG
- a CDS encoding aspartate aminotransferase family protein, whose product MKLKDTGLTEEEIKLKVKTYMIETYERMDFIAETAKGMYLYTPDGTAYLDFYAGIAVNSAGNCNDKVVEAVCGQCADIMHTFNYPYTIPQALLAEKICTTIGMDKVFFQSSGAEANEAMIKMARKYGVEKYGPHKYNIVTAKMSFHGRTFGAMSATGQPESACQMGFGDMTPGFSYAEFNNLSSFAEAVNENTIAILVEPVQGEGGVHPASPEFLTGLRALCDEKGLLLLLDEVQTGWCRTGAVMSYMNYKIKPDIVSMAKALGGGMPIGAICATKDVAKAFTIGSHGSTFGGNPVSCAAALAEIDELLRLNCAEHAKEMGDYFCEKLSQLPHVKEVRHQGLLVGVEFDETVSGPEVKHACLERKLLITAIGGHIIRMVPPLIVTEEECDKAYEIIRASVEVL is encoded by the coding sequence ATGAAATTAAAGGATACGGGACTGACAGAGGAAGAGATTAAATTAAAAGTAAAAACATATATGATTGAAACGTATGAGCGAATGGATTTTATTGCAGAGACGGCGAAGGGTATGTATCTGTACACACCGGATGGTACAGCGTATCTGGACTTTTATGCGGGCATTGCGGTAAACAGTGCGGGAAATTGCAATGATAAAGTGGTGGAGGCAGTCTGTGGGCAGTGTGCGGATATCATGCATACCTTCAATTATCCATACACAATTCCACAGGCCCTCCTGGCAGAGAAAATTTGTACCACTATAGGTATGGATAAAGTTTTTTTCCAAAGCTCCGGAGCAGAGGCAAATGAAGCGATGATTAAGATGGCGAGAAAGTATGGTGTCGAAAAGTATGGACCACACAAATACAATATTGTTACGGCTAAAATGTCCTTTCATGGGAGAACATTTGGAGCAATGAGCGCAACGGGTCAGCCGGAAAGTGCCTGCCAGATGGGATTTGGCGACATGACACCGGGTTTTTCCTATGCAGAATTTAATAATCTGTCCTCCTTTGCTGAGGCAGTAAATGAGAATACAATCGCCATTTTGGTCGAGCCGGTGCAAGGGGAAGGCGGCGTTCACCCAGCCTCACCGGAGTTCCTGACAGGGCTGCGGGCACTCTGTGATGAAAAGGGACTTTTGCTGCTGCTGGATGAGGTGCAGACGGGATGGTGTAGAACCGGGGCTGTTATGAGTTACATGAACTATAAGATTAAACCGGACATTGTTTCTATGGCAAAAGCACTCGGGGGAGGAATGCCAATCGGAGCCATCTGTGCAACGAAAGATGTGGCAAAAGCGTTTACCATTGGCTCTCATGGGAGCACATTTGGCGGTAATCCGGTCTCCTGTGCGGCAGCGCTCGCAGAGATTGATGAATTACTGAGGCTCAATTGTGCGGAGCATGCAAAAGAGATGGGGGATTACTTTTGCGAAAAGCTTTCACAGCTGCCTCATGTAAAGGAGGTAAGGCATCAGGGACTGCTTGTAGGGGTGGAATTTGACGAGACCGTCAGCGGACCCGAGGTGAAGCACGCTTGTCTGGAACGCAAACTCCTGATTACGGCGATTGGCGGGCATATTATACGTATGGTGCCTCCGTTGATTGTAACGGAAGAAGAGTGCGATAAAGCATATGAGATTATCAGAGCATCTGTGGAAGTGCTGTAA
- a CDS encoding helix-turn-helix domain-containing protein translates to MPRILIEITEYIRLHYNEPLTVDFLARRFNYSSTYLTKLFKRYTGYSLLNYINRTRIAIAKNLLCSTSHSLSIIAGNCGFSSDKYFMRIFKQFEGTTPSQYRRSISQRKIVTQ, encoded by the coding sequence ATGCCCCGGATTTTGATTGAAATAACAGAATATATTCGTCTTCACTACAATGAACCCCTTACTGTTGACTTTCTGGCCAGGCGATTCAACTATTCTTCTACCTATTTAACAAAGCTTTTTAAGCGCTACACGGGTTATTCTCTCCTTAACTATATAAATCGAACGAGAATTGCCATCGCTAAAAACCTGCTTTGCAGTACCTCTCATTCACTTAGCATTATTGCAGGCAACTGCGGTTTTTCCAGCGATAAATACTTTATGCGTATCTTTAAGCAATTTGAAGGAACCACTCCTTCCCAGTACCGCAGGAGTATTTCGCAACGTAAAATCGTTACACAGTAA
- a CDS encoding TVP38/TMEM64 family protein — MRWLYSHRKQLTVILILLVTLLLFPRLRTITVDDIINYTPASPFWAALSFIGLYCLRPVLMAIPNLVICIAIGILFPPIQGILISLIGIFCETTISYFLGWKLGDKEVTKLVEKNEKVRKFLSSNQNNDTATCFLARITPLPIGLTSMFFGAAGMPWSKYVFASVLGLAPKMIPYVLAGSAIDNPISIEFLLPFGISFLITLAVFIIYRKVTSAGVN, encoded by the coding sequence ATGCGCTGGCTTTATTCACACCGTAAACAATTAACCGTTATTTTAATTTTGCTGGTTACCTTATTATTATTTCCGAGACTTCGCACCATAACGGTTGACGACATTATCAATTACACACCCGCCTCACCGTTTTGGGCCGCACTTTCTTTTATTGGACTCTATTGCCTCCGGCCTGTTCTCATGGCAATTCCCAACTTAGTGATCTGCATCGCCATCGGAATCCTTTTTCCCCCGATTCAGGGTATTCTCATAAGCCTGATTGGGATTTTTTGTGAGACAACAATCAGCTACTTTCTTGGCTGGAAATTAGGTGACAAAGAAGTGACAAAGTTAGTAGAGAAGAATGAAAAAGTCCGCAAATTTCTTTCCTCTAATCAGAATAACGATACGGCTACCTGTTTTCTGGCTCGAATTACCCCATTGCCTATCGGGCTGACCAGCATGTTTTTTGGAGCCGCAGGAATGCCCTGGAGCAAATATGTCTTTGCCTCAGTCCTTGGTCTGGCGCCGAAGATGATTCCCTATGTACTTGCGGGAAGCGCAATTGATAACCCTATTTCAATAGAATTTTTATTACCATTTGGCATCAGTTTTCTGATTACTCTGGCAGTTTTTATTATTTATCGGAAGGTGACAAGTGCCGGAGTGAATTAA
- a CDS encoding Hsp20/alpha crystallin family protein, translating into MLMPSIFGENVFDDFMGSFGNRWTNNLMRTDVEEKENGYEITMDLPGVKKEDIHAELKDGYLTINASSNSSKDEKDEEGNYIRRERYSGSASRRFYVGDAVTQEDVKARFEDGTLKLLVPKRDTNPEVEQRQYISIEG; encoded by the coding sequence ATGTTGATGCCTAGTATTTTTGGAGAAAATGTTTTTGATGATTTCATGGGGTCTTTCGGAAACCGTTGGACAAATAATCTGATGAGAACAGATGTGGAAGAAAAAGAAAACGGTTATGAAATTACGATGGATCTGCCAGGAGTTAAGAAGGAAGACATTCATGCAGAACTGAAAGACGGATATCTTACAATTAATGCTTCATCGAACTCCAGTAAAGATGAGAAAGACGAGGAAGGTAACTACATCCGCCGTGAAAGATATTCCGGCAGCGCAAGCAGAAGATTCTATGTCGGTGATGCAGTGACACAGGAAGATGTCAAAGCCAGATTTGAAGACGGAACATTGAAACTGCTGGTTCCGAAGAGAGATACGAATCCGGAAGTGGAACAGAGACAATACATTTCGATTGAAGGATAG